A window of Haliscomenobacter hydrossis DSM 1100 contains these coding sequences:
- a CDS encoding ATP-binding cassette domain-containing protein, giving the protein MIEIENLSKSYGQKRVLKNVNLSLASGKVYGIVGENGAGKTTLFKCIAGLETCTGTITSVYPILKNHLGFLPTNPFFLSKITGSEYLQLLCNARNVKMTKFQEKNIFELPLDQYAETYSTGMKKKLALTGILLQNNDFFILDEPFNGVDIQSNMIITAIIHELVALQKTIVISSHIFSTLNDTCDEIHLLREGVFVKRVEKADFQELDAEMKSFALGDRIERLGLR; this is encoded by the coding sequence ATGATTGAAATTGAAAATTTGTCAAAATCCTATGGACAAAAACGGGTCTTGAAAAATGTCAACCTGAGCCTGGCCAGTGGAAAAGTATATGGCATCGTGGGCGAGAACGGAGCGGGCAAAACGACCTTGTTCAAGTGCATTGCTGGATTGGAAACCTGTACGGGTACGATAACGAGTGTGTACCCCATTTTGAAAAATCACCTGGGATTTTTACCCACCAACCCCTTCTTCCTGTCCAAAATTACTGGAAGTGAATATTTGCAACTGCTCTGCAATGCGCGCAATGTCAAGATGACCAAGTTCCAGGAGAAAAACATCTTTGAGCTCCCCCTAGACCAGTACGCAGAGACGTATTCCACCGGCATGAAAAAGAAGCTGGCACTTACCGGAATTTTGCTCCAAAACAACGATTTTTTTATCCTGGACGAACCCTTCAATGGCGTTGACATCCAAAGCAATATGATCATTACGGCGATTATTCATGAGCTCGTGGCTTTGCAAAAAACCATCGTCATTTCTTCACACATTTTTTCTACGCTGAACGATACTTGTGATGAAATTCATTTGTTGCGGGAAGGTGTGTTTGTGAAGCGGGTGGAAAAAGCCGATTTTCAGGAATTGGATGCGGAAATGAAAAGTTTCGCGCTGGGAGATCGAATTGAACGCTTGGGGTTGCGGTGA
- a CDS encoding ABC transporter permease subunit, whose product MSILLRYIAYDILRNRMIIAYTLFLLLMSATMFSIESNPGKGLLNLLNIVLIVVPLVSIIFSTIHYYNSYEFIELLLAQPIPRKRLAFGQFLGVGIALSLAFLIGVGIPVLLTGFSAAALSLVLTGVFLTLIFVALAMLAAVRTRDKARGIGVALLLWFYFALLYNGFVLFLLFAFSEYPLEKAVIAFVSFNPIDLGRILVMLHTDASALMGFTGAVMQQFFGSGAGVAYAIGIMLLWFVLPLWGSVRSFSRKDF is encoded by the coding sequence ATGAGCATCCTGCTTCGCTATATCGCTTACGACATCCTGCGCAACCGCATGATCATTGCCTACACCCTCTTTTTGCTGCTGATGTCGGCTACAATGTTCAGCATCGAAAGCAATCCCGGCAAAGGTTTGCTCAATTTGTTGAACATCGTATTGATCGTGGTGCCGCTGGTCAGCATCATTTTCAGCACCATCCATTATTACAATTCCTATGAGTTCATCGAGCTGCTGTTGGCGCAACCCATTCCACGGAAAAGGTTGGCTTTTGGGCAGTTTTTGGGGGTGGGTATTGCGCTTTCGCTGGCTTTTTTGATTGGGGTGGGCATCCCGGTTTTACTGACTGGATTCAGCGCTGCAGCCCTCAGTCTGGTCTTGACGGGGGTGTTTCTGACCCTCATTTTTGTGGCATTGGCCATGTTGGCTGCAGTACGCACCAGAGATAAGGCCCGGGGCATTGGCGTGGCTTTGTTGCTGTGGTTCTATTTTGCGCTGCTCTACAATGGCTTTGTACTCTTTTTGCTCTTTGCCTTTAGTGAATATCCACTGGAGAAGGCGGTCATTGCCTTCGTTTCTTTCAACCCCATTGATCTGGGGCGCATCCTGGTGATGTTGCATACCGATGCTTCGGCCTTGATGGGTTTTACGGGGGCGGTGATGCAGCAGTTTTTTGGCAGTGGAGCGGGGGTCGCGTATGCCATCGGGATCATGCTGCTGTGGTTTGTACTGCCCTTGTGGGGGAGTGTGCGCAGCTTTAGCCGGAAGGATTTTTGA
- a CDS encoding ABC transporter ATP-binding protein, which translates to MIQTQNLSKHFGKLCALNNVSVSLQKGKGVSLIGPNGSGKTTFIKCLLGMVIPDAGRICFNDQPILRDSWDYRKQIGYMPQIGRYPDNMRVRQVFDLMTDLRKDSHCGPLDEELIEEFGLKSSFDKPMRTLSGGTRQKVSACLAFLFDPAVLVLDEPTAGLDPLAAEALKAKVLREQQKGKLVLMTSHILNDLEELTTDVMYLVEGDLLFFESVENILERTEETRFAKAIAKIMAQQGKISPTPQRKTIAL; encoded by the coding sequence ATGATCCAGACCCAAAATTTGAGCAAACATTTTGGCAAACTCTGCGCCCTCAACAACGTGAGTGTATCCTTGCAAAAGGGCAAGGGGGTCTCCCTGATTGGCCCCAATGGCTCGGGTAAAACCACCTTCATCAAGTGTTTGCTGGGCATGGTGATCCCCGATGCGGGGCGGATTTGTTTCAATGACCAACCCATTCTCCGCGATTCCTGGGACTACCGCAAGCAGATCGGCTACATGCCCCAAATTGGCCGTTATCCCGACAACATGCGGGTGCGGCAGGTATTCGACCTGATGACCGACCTGCGCAAAGACAGCCATTGCGGGCCCCTGGACGAGGAGTTGATCGAAGAATTTGGCTTAAAAAGTAGTTTCGATAAACCCATGCGCACCCTTTCGGGCGGAACCCGGCAGAAGGTCAGCGCCTGCTTGGCTTTTTTGTTCGATCCAGCCGTATTGGTACTGGATGAACCCACCGCGGGTTTAGATCCACTGGCGGCAGAAGCACTCAAAGCCAAGGTTTTGCGCGAGCAACAAAAAGGAAAACTCGTCTTGATGACTTCCCATATCCTCAACGACCTGGAAGAACTAACCACCGATGTGATGTACCTGGTGGAAGGTGATTTACTGTTTTTTGAGTCGGTAGAAAACATTTTGGAACGAACGGAAGAAACCCGTTTTGCCAAAGCCATCGCCAAAATCATGGCGCAACAAGGCAAAATTTCCCCCACTCCTCAACGCAAAACCATCGCCCTATGA
- a CDS encoding SusC/RagA family TonB-linked outer membrane protein: MISIFVFADEYFVIYYLNKQTMRNKQKTFPGLTCLRRFSVLMLIFVSFVSFAQAQDVTVQGTVTSKDGNEPLTGVSILLVGTSRGTITDIDGRFSINAPINSTLKFSYTGYNEQTVVLNGQTNLNLVMEINTSVLSEVVVVGYGTQEAKDVTGAVTKIKSEVLKEVPAPNIIAQLKGRTAGVSIVNNSSTPGAAGQIRIRGNRTLTTNSGSSDALDGPLIVVDGIPYGGSINDLNPEDITSLDILKDASATAIYGSRGAGGVILVTTRRGKTGKAVITYDGFHGLTNIMSKYNVMNGAEYAQFKTDAAAYNRSSWPSSNGTSSYLLTQPEKDALAAGVSTDWQDLIYRTGSNSSHLLSVSGGSESTQYGLSGGYFLEEGVIPNQNFERFSLRTTIDHRINNRLKIGLNTMNTLTYSNTVGGGGVPSGLVRLTPLASPYNADGTVNLNPAIGSIDAAAVSPLTLITKASSLLANNRRLRTFNSLYAELKIVEGLRYRFNAGLDFRQDNGNGYSGPLTYVNTAVVQSSSNAEVNNSEAWSYNFQHLLYYDKVFAKKHKLGITGLFEVTKDHNQRSQFNVTGIPADYIANANFALAAGQPTATGSFSETGLLSYMGRVNYSFASKYLATLTFRRDGSSTLSPGFQYFNYPAVGLGWTVTEEGFMKNIKAISNLKIRGGWGISGNRNVGAYATLGGLSAGYYNFGQSTAGQQLAYLVTSLPSSTLSWQSTDQIDLGLEFGLFNDRITGSIDYYHQKTKDILLSVPLPASNGASSTLQNLGRTEGKGVEVMITTQNIQKTNGFNWSTDWVFFFNREKITQLTTPAELENKGAGWFVGQPLTVIYDYKKIGIWQLQDSINEQIKKQTAPVQYPGQIRIEDANGDGKIDANDRQILGNFQPQWEGGLTNRFSYKGFDLSIVIYARMGMQVLAPHLTADGGGNGFPFFNQSRVNQLKVDYWTRTNPTNAFPAPDAGTDRLLFGSTLGYQDGSFIKCRSINFGYQLPSSLMSKMGLASARVYLNATNPFVIYSPFVDAGFGPDPEGNGYGGGVAPTGAGDVGAPARQISVNLNNPAFRQFTFGLNLKF, translated from the coding sequence ATGATCTCTATCTTTGTATTTGCCGACGAATATTTTGTGATTTATTATTTAAACAAACAAACAATGCGAAACAAACAAAAAACATTTCCAGGACTAACTTGCCTGAGGAGATTCAGCGTGCTGATGCTGATTTTCGTAAGCTTCGTTAGTTTTGCACAGGCTCAAGATGTAACGGTTCAAGGAACGGTTACCTCGAAAGATGGGAATGAGCCACTCACTGGCGTAAGCATTCTACTGGTAGGTACAAGCAGAGGTACCATTACGGACATTGATGGGAGATTTTCCATCAATGCACCCATCAATAGCACCTTGAAGTTCAGTTACACCGGTTACAATGAACAGACCGTCGTCCTCAATGGCCAGACAAATTTGAATCTGGTCATGGAAATCAACACATCAGTGTTGAGTGAAGTGGTTGTAGTAGGATACGGTACCCAGGAAGCAAAAGACGTAACTGGTGCTGTGACTAAAATTAAGTCCGAAGTACTTAAAGAGGTACCCGCGCCCAACATCATCGCTCAATTGAAAGGACGGACTGCCGGGGTTTCGATTGTGAATAACAGTTCTACTCCAGGTGCTGCTGGCCAAATCCGGATTCGGGGCAACCGTACTTTGACCACCAATAGTGGTTCAAGTGATGCTTTAGATGGCCCATTAATCGTCGTTGATGGGATTCCATACGGTGGTAGCATCAACGATTTGAATCCTGAAGACATTACCAGTCTCGATATTCTAAAAGATGCTTCTGCCACGGCCATTTATGGCTCGCGGGGTGCAGGCGGGGTGATCCTGGTGACTACTCGCCGGGGAAAAACGGGCAAAGCAGTGATCACCTATGATGGGTTCCATGGTTTGACCAACATCATGTCCAAGTACAACGTCATGAACGGGGCGGAATATGCCCAATTCAAAACCGATGCAGCCGCATACAACCGTTCCAGCTGGCCCAGCAGCAACGGAACTTCATCCTACTTGCTCACCCAGCCAGAAAAGGATGCCTTGGCGGCGGGGGTATCCACCGACTGGCAAGATTTGATTTATCGCACGGGCTCTAACTCCAGCCATTTGTTGAGCGTAAGTGGCGGCAGTGAAAGCACCCAATACGGTTTGAGTGGCGGATATTTCCTGGAAGAAGGGGTTATTCCCAATCAGAATTTTGAACGTTTCTCGCTACGTACGACCATTGACCATCGGATCAACAACCGACTAAAAATTGGACTCAACACCATGAATACCCTGACGTACTCGAATACGGTAGGTGGTGGTGGTGTGCCCAGTGGTTTGGTGCGTTTGACCCCGCTGGCTTCACCTTACAATGCCGATGGTACCGTAAACCTCAACCCAGCCATCGGTTCAATTGATGCGGCAGCGGTTAGCCCCCTCACGCTGATCACCAAGGCCAGCTCCTTGTTGGCAAACAACCGGAGGCTCAGAACCTTCAACAGTTTGTACGCGGAACTGAAAATTGTGGAAGGATTGCGTTACCGCTTCAATGCGGGTCTGGATTTCCGACAAGACAATGGCAATGGTTACTCTGGGCCTTTGACCTATGTCAATACTGCCGTGGTACAGTCTTCTTCTAACGCCGAAGTGAACAACAGCGAAGCCTGGTCGTACAACTTCCAGCACCTGTTGTACTACGATAAAGTGTTTGCCAAAAAACACAAACTGGGCATCACTGGTTTGTTTGAAGTAACCAAAGACCATAACCAAAGGAGTCAATTTAATGTAACGGGTATTCCAGCAGATTACATTGCCAATGCCAACTTCGCCTTGGCTGCTGGGCAACCAACTGCTACGGGTTCATTCTCCGAAACGGGCTTGTTGTCGTACATGGGCCGCGTGAACTACAGTTTTGCCAGTAAGTACCTGGCTACCCTTACTTTCCGCCGCGATGGTTCTTCTACGCTGTCTCCAGGCTTTCAGTATTTCAACTATCCAGCCGTGGGCTTGGGTTGGACCGTGACGGAAGAAGGTTTTATGAAAAATATAAAAGCGATCTCCAACCTGAAAATCAGAGGGGGCTGGGGTATTTCCGGCAACCGCAACGTAGGGGCATACGCCACTTTGGGCGGTTTGAGCGCAGGGTATTACAATTTTGGACAAAGTACTGCTGGACAACAACTCGCCTACCTGGTGACCAGCTTGCCTAGCTCAACGCTGAGCTGGCAATCCACCGACCAGATTGATTTGGGTTTGGAATTTGGCTTGTTCAATGATCGCATCACGGGTAGTATCGATTATTACCATCAGAAAACGAAAGACATCTTGTTGTCGGTACCACTTCCTGCCAGTAACGGTGCCTCTTCCACCCTGCAAAACCTGGGTAGAACCGAAGGTAAAGGTGTAGAAGTGATGATCACGACCCAGAATATTCAAAAAACCAATGGATTCAACTGGAGTACCGATTGGGTTTTCTTTTTCAACCGGGAAAAAATCACCCAATTGACCACGCCTGCCGAATTGGAAAATAAAGGTGCGGGCTGGTTTGTCGGCCAACCACTGACTGTGATTTACGACTACAAAAAAATCGGCATTTGGCAATTGCAAGACTCCATCAATGAGCAGATCAAGAAACAAACTGCTCCAGTTCAATATCCCGGCCAAATCCGGATTGAGGACGCCAACGGAGACGGCAAGATTGACGCCAACGACCGTCAAATCCTGGGCAACTTCCAACCGCAATGGGAAGGTGGCCTCACCAACCGCTTCAGCTACAAGGGCTTTGACCTTTCTATCGTGATCTACGCCAGAATGGGTATGCAAGTATTGGCACCCCACCTCACTGCCGATGGTGGTGGCAACGGTTTCCCCTTCTTCAACCAAAGCCGGGTCAACCAGCTCAAAGTGGACTATTGGACACGGACCAATCCGACCAATGCCTTCCCTGCGCCAGATGCGGGTACCGACCGCTTGTTGTTTGGTTCTACGCTGGGCTACCAGGACGGGTCGTTCATCAAGTGCCGCAGCATCAACTTTGGGTACCAACTACCCAGCAGCTTGATGAGTAAAATGGGCCTCGCCTCCGCAAGAGTCTACCTGAACGCAACCAACCCATTTGTGATCTACTCCCCATTTGTAGATGCAGGATTTGGTCCTGATCCAGAGGGTAATGGATATGGTGGAGGGGTAGCTCCAACTGGTGCTGGTGATGTAGGTGCTCCAGCCCGCCAAATTAGTGTGAACCTGAATAACCCAGCGTTCCGACAGTTTACGTTTGGCCTGAATTTGAAATTTTAA
- the ric gene encoding iron-sulfur cluster repair di-iron protein, with translation MNSNQTVGQIVAEDFRKAAVFKHYGIDFCCGGGRTLVESCQSKGIDATEVAAALEELEQSAFASETEYNEWSLSFLIDYIVNKYHHYIQRSANPITEFAVKVARVHGQRHPEVIEVLQVWNELREELLQHLQKEEQVLFPYIKTLESAGHWQKPAFGTIENPLAVMETEHENAGALMARIAELTDQYQAPEGACTTYRVLFSMLKEFEEKLHEHVHLENNILFVKGMELEREMVGA, from the coding sequence ATGAATAGCAATCAAACTGTAGGCCAAATCGTGGCCGAAGATTTCCGCAAAGCCGCGGTATTCAAACACTACGGCATCGACTTTTGCTGCGGTGGGGGCCGTACCCTGGTTGAAAGCTGCCAGTCCAAAGGTATCGACGCGACCGAGGTAGCCGCAGCTTTGGAGGAACTGGAGCAATCTGCCTTTGCTTCCGAAACGGAATACAACGAGTGGTCGCTGAGCTTCCTGATCGATTACATCGTCAACAAGTACCACCACTACATCCAGCGCAGCGCCAACCCGATTACCGAGTTTGCGGTCAAAGTAGCGCGGGTACACGGACAGCGGCATCCCGAAGTGATCGAAGTGCTGCAAGTCTGGAATGAACTGCGGGAAGAATTGCTCCAGCACTTACAGAAAGAAGAACAAGTCCTCTTCCCCTACATCAAAACCCTCGAATCCGCTGGCCACTGGCAAAAACCTGCCTTTGGGACCATCGAAAACCCGCTGGCGGTCATGGAAACCGAGCACGAAAATGCGGGTGCCTTGATGGCCCGCATTGCCGAACTCACCGATCAGTACCAGGCACCGGAGGGGGCTTGTACGACGTATCGGGTGCTGTTTTCGATGCTGAAGGAGTTCGAGGAAAAGTTACACGAGCATGTACATTTGGAGAATAATATCTTGTTTGTGAAGGGGATGGAATTGGAAAGGGAGATGGTGGGGGCGTAG
- a CDS encoding Uma2 family endonuclease, producing the protein MPTVLESQAVVANVFKVKFHLDKPLRLYAKDMSSEEFFAFCQLNNDLRIERTADGQMIIMAPTGSETGNRNSEINAEIVFWNRVHKLGVTFDSSTGFTLPNGAERAPDTAWIRKERWDALSLHEKKKFAPIAPDFVLELRSEDQSLSELREKMDEYMDCGCRLGWLIDPQNRRTYVYTENGEIQTVPFEEKLSGGPVMLGLEVVWGEVI; encoded by the coding sequence ATGCCAACTGTACTCGAATCTCAGGCTGTTGTTGCCAATGTTTTCAAGGTGAAGTTCCACCTTGACAAACCATTGCGCTTGTATGCAAAAGACATGAGCAGCGAGGAGTTTTTTGCCTTCTGCCAACTCAACAATGACCTGCGGATTGAACGTACTGCGGATGGCCAAATGATTATTATGGCTCCAACTGGATCAGAAACCGGGAACAGAAATTCAGAAATTAATGCTGAAATAGTTTTTTGGAATCGTGTGCACAAATTGGGGGTTACTTTTGATTCTTCGACGGGTTTCACGTTGCCAAATGGAGCTGAACGTGCACCCGACACTGCCTGGATTCGCAAAGAGCGCTGGGATGCACTTAGCCTTCATGAAAAGAAAAAATTCGCCCCGATTGCCCCCGATTTTGTACTTGAACTGCGCTCAGAAGACCAAAGCCTGAGCGAACTCCGCGAAAAAATGGACGAATACATGGATTGTGGCTGCCGCCTGGGTTGGCTGATTGATCCCCAAAATCGGCGTACTTATGTGTATACTGAAAATGGGGAAATCCAGACCGTGCCTTTTGAGGAAAAATTGAGCGGAGGCCCGGTAATGCTGGGATTGGAGGTAGTTTGGGGGGAAGTGATTTGA
- a CDS encoding element excision factor XisI family protein gives MEKIEKYQAIILNFLQQYEGEHKDGETYVLTDTIHHHYQIMRAGWDNLNHYFLRVRIHLHIKPDGKIWIMENRTEDEIAEILVDLGVDKRDIVLALLPEHVRELSGYGV, from the coding sequence ATGGAAAAAATAGAAAAATACCAAGCCATCATCCTAAACTTTCTGCAACAGTATGAAGGTGAACACAAAGATGGAGAAACTTATGTCCTAACGGATACTATCCATCATCATTACCAAATCATGCGCGCAGGCTGGGATAATTTGAACCATTATTTTTTGAGGGTACGAATCCACCTACACATCAAACCGGATGGTAAAATCTGGATCATGGAAAATCGGACTGAGGACGAGATTGCGGAAATTTTGGTAGATTTGGGGGTAGACAAGAGGGACATTGTGTTGGCATTGTTGCCGGAGCATGTGAGGGAGTTATCGGGGTATGGGGTTTAA
- a CDS encoding VOC family protein: MASVSTYLNFPGNTEVAFNFYKSVFGTEFSSDGIVRFSSVPPQEGTPPMAEEDLNLVMHVALPIMGGHSIMGTDATESMGFKVQFGNNSYICLSPDTKVETKRLFDALSVGGKVEMELQEMFWGSLFGSFTDQFGVQWMFDCVEQA; this comes from the coding sequence ATGGCAAGTGTAAGCACCTATCTCAACTTCCCTGGCAACACCGAAGTCGCGTTCAATTTTTACAAGTCAGTATTTGGTACGGAGTTCAGTAGTGACGGCATCGTACGTTTCAGCAGCGTCCCGCCACAAGAAGGTACGCCTCCAATGGCAGAAGAAGACCTCAACCTGGTGATGCACGTTGCCCTGCCCATCATGGGCGGACACAGCATCATGGGCACCGATGCAACTGAATCGATGGGCTTTAAAGTCCAATTTGGCAACAATTCCTACATCTGCCTTTCTCCCGATACCAAAGTAGAAACCAAACGCCTGTTTGATGCACTTTCTGTTGGTGGTAAGGTAGAAATGGAGTTGCAGGAGATGTTTTGGGGCAGCTTGTTTGGCAGTTTTACCGATCAATTTGGCGTACAGTGGATGTTTGATTGTGTAGAACAAGCCTAA
- a CDS encoding glyoxalase family protein produces the protein MQNKIYPCLWFDGQAKAAADFYCSVFGDGKITADTPMVVNFELGGQKFMGLNGGPQFKPNPSISFYVVCQSEAEIDAAWAQLSSGGMVMMPLGKYAWSQKYGWLQDQFGVSWQLDWGKMEDVGQKFSPLIMFANAQHGNAEAAINLYSSLFPESSLVGVARFEEGEPTPGLIKHAQFKLHNQVFMVMDAPGTHAFNFNEGVSLVVDCQGQEEVDHYWNGFTAKGEESRCAWLKDQFGVSWQIVPRELMQLLSDPDPEVAQYAMNALLQMKKIDISKLTMEPTKTVLTVQTTVNVPVAKAWQYWTEPAHIMNWNNASDDWHTPKASNDLRTGGRFVYTMAAKDGSFSFDFSGTYTEVTEHQRIAYTLDDDRKVAIIFEAVGDTTKVTESFEAEDMNSLELQQGGWQAILDNFKRYTEG, from the coding sequence ATGCAAAATAAAATCTATCCTTGCCTTTGGTTTGATGGCCAAGCCAAAGCTGCTGCCGATTTTTACTGCTCCGTTTTTGGCGATGGAAAAATCACGGCGGATACCCCCATGGTGGTCAATTTTGAACTAGGTGGGCAAAAATTCATGGGCCTCAACGGTGGTCCACAATTCAAACCCAATCCCTCCATTTCCTTTTATGTGGTTTGCCAAAGCGAGGCCGAAATCGACGCGGCCTGGGCTCAGCTCAGCTCCGGGGGGATGGTGATGATGCCCCTGGGCAAATATGCCTGGAGTCAAAAATACGGTTGGTTGCAAGACCAATTCGGCGTTTCCTGGCAATTGGACTGGGGTAAAATGGAGGACGTGGGTCAAAAATTCTCCCCGCTGATCATGTTTGCCAATGCACAGCATGGCAACGCTGAAGCAGCAATTAATTTATATTCCAGTTTGTTTCCTGAATCTTCTCTTGTAGGAGTCGCCCGTTTTGAAGAAGGAGAACCCACTCCAGGGTTGATCAAACACGCTCAGTTCAAGCTCCACAATCAGGTCTTTATGGTCATGGACGCTCCGGGCACCCACGCTTTCAATTTTAATGAAGGTGTATCTTTGGTGGTGGACTGCCAGGGGCAGGAGGAAGTCGACCATTATTGGAATGGCTTCACTGCCAAAGGGGAAGAAAGCAGGTGCGCCTGGTTGAAGGACCAGTTTGGCGTATCCTGGCAAATCGTGCCCCGCGAATTGATGCAACTGCTGTCCGATCCCGATCCTGAAGTCGCTCAATACGCCATGAATGCACTATTGCAAATGAAAAAAATTGACATTTCAAAATTAACTATGGAACCAACTAAAACCGTCCTCACCGTGCAAACCACCGTGAATGTACCCGTAGCCAAAGCCTGGCAATACTGGACGGAGCCAGCACACATCATGAATTGGAACAACGCTTCCGACGATTGGCATACGCCTAAAGCAAGTAATGACCTCCGTACTGGTGGTCGCTTTGTGTACACCATGGCGGCCAAAGACGGCAGCTTCAGTTTTGATTTTAGTGGAACGTACACTGAGGTCACCGAACACCAACGCATCGCCTACACCCTCGACGATGACCGCAAAGTAGCCATCATTTTTGAGGCAGTAGGCGATACGACGAAGGTAACTGAATCCTTCGAAGCCGAAGACATGAACAGCCTCGAATTGCAGCAAGGTGGCTGGCAGGCGATTTTGGATAATTTTAAGCGGTATACGGAGGGGTAA
- a CDS encoding Kelch repeat-containing protein, protein MRNQLLTLLFLGICIALGAQTWQILPTQNECSARHENAMAAIGNRVYLLGGRGMRPVDELNLSTNTWKALETSPLEMNHFQALSYKGEIYVLGAFTGKYPHELPIEHIYIFNPKSNAWRKGPEIPKDRLRGAAGTFIRNNKFYIVCGIQDGHWDGFVGWFDEYDPATNTWRKLPDAPHARDHISVAVVKDKLVVAGGRTSWAKTNQVLQLTLNEVDIYDFKTNTWTTLDASKNIPTPRAGATAIAYKGKVLIIGGESSAHVEAHNEVEAFDVQKNAWEKWPNLQTTRHGTQVVKAKGKLYIGAGSKNRGGGPELNTVEVLR, encoded by the coding sequence ATGCGCAATCAGCTCCTCACCCTCTTGTTCCTGGGCATCTGCATCGCCCTGGGTGCCCAAACCTGGCAAATTTTACCCACCCAAAACGAGTGCAGTGCCCGCCACGAAAACGCCATGGCCGCCATTGGCAATCGAGTATACCTACTGGGCGGACGGGGCATGCGGCCGGTGGATGAGTTGAACTTGTCGACCAACACCTGGAAAGCGCTGGAAACCAGTCCGCTAGAAATGAACCACTTTCAAGCCTTGAGCTACAAAGGTGAAATATATGTACTCGGCGCATTCACGGGGAAGTACCCGCACGAGCTGCCAATTGAACACATCTATATTTTTAACCCCAAGAGCAATGCCTGGCGCAAAGGCCCAGAAATTCCCAAAGACCGCCTGCGCGGCGCAGCGGGCACCTTCATCCGCAACAACAAATTTTACATCGTTTGTGGCATTCAGGATGGGCACTGGGATGGTTTTGTGGGCTGGTTTGACGAATATGACCCCGCTACCAATACCTGGCGCAAACTACCCGATGCGCCACACGCGCGCGACCATATTTCGGTGGCTGTTGTGAAGGATAAGCTCGTGGTAGCCGGAGGCCGAACCTCCTGGGCCAAAACCAATCAAGTGTTGCAACTCACCCTGAATGAGGTAGACATTTACGACTTCAAAACCAATACCTGGACGACCCTGGATGCCAGCAAAAACATCCCTACTCCTCGTGCCGGAGCTACGGCCATCGCTTACAAAGGCAAGGTGTTGATCATCGGTGGGGAATCGTCCGCGCATGTGGAAGCGCACAATGAAGTGGAGGCCTTTGATGTGCAAAAAAACGCCTGGGAAAAATGGCCGAATCTCCAGACCACCCGCCACGGTACCCAAGTGGTGAAGGCCAAAGGAAAATTGTACATCGGTGCAGGTTCTAAAAACAGGGGCGGTGGGCCGGAGTTGAATACGGTGGAGGTGTTGCGTTGA